GCACCTTGGTGGGTTTGTGGCGCAGCAGGTACTTGTTCAGGTGGCTCTCGTCGTGCCACACGGCCTCGATGCCGTTGGCCTGGTCGACCATCATGGCCTGGTGGCAGGCCCTGGTGAGCCGCTGCACCTCTTGCACCGACCCTCCGAAGAACCCCCCCAGGTAGTAGAAATCGCCCTCGTCCTTGGGGATATAGGCCTGGGACTGGGGCCGGCGCTCGTAGGTGAAGGCCTCCCGGGTGCTTCCGTAGAAGCCGGGGTGCAGGGTGCCGAACAGCGGAGTCAGGATCTCCACGCCCACGTGGTCACGGAACTCCATGTCCACGTCCACGCACACTAGGTAATCCACCTCGCTGAGGAAGCGCCGCTCGCAGAAGTCACTGATCATCTCCATGCGGCGCATGGACACGTCCTGCCAGCGCTTGTAGGCGCGCACCCCCAGCACCGACAGCTGCCGACCGGTCCCCAGCGTCACGCGGGGCACCGCGGCCGGCTGGTCGGTGAAGACATAGTAATGGACACGGTGGCCCACCATGAAGTGCTTCTCCGCCGTCTCCAGGAACAGCTTCAGGAAGGCCACGTACCTGCAAGGCAAGCGGACGGGGCTGGGGGAGCGGCCGGCCGTGCGCCCCTGGGCCGCAGGAGGCCCGCCCTGCGCCCGCCCGCCAGCGGCCATTGGAAGGCTCAGAGCGGCAGATGCACCACGTTCTCCTGCCCTGTCCTGAGCGAGTCCTCGGGCTGCGACTTGCTTCATCCTCTTCCCAGCGATGGGGGACCACCAGCACCCCCTCTTACTAAGGAGGGCTGTGGGCAGGCAGCTGGAGGCTGGTAGCAGGCCGCAGGCTGGCACCCGCTCACTCCCTGTCAGCCTGGCCTGAGCCACACCTCCCCACGCAGTTACCCCTCTTATGGCCAGGTCGGCCATGTGCCCCCTCATTATAAGCTGCACGCAAGGCCTCCACACACCGGCCTCTGCACCCTAGAGCTTCCTCTCTCCAGGCTTGAACTGCACATATTCCTAAGAGTAGGTCATTCTTGGCCTCCGCCACTGTCGCTGGCCCAGCTGCCCACAGCTGCCAAGAGGTCAAGTATGTATCTGCAGTTGCCTGGCTAGCTCCCTCTCTGGCCTGGCCCAGAGTCCGAGGGCCTTGTGGGTCAGCCACTTCCCTTGGTGTCTGGGGCCAACTGCCTTGCCTGCTCCACCTACATCTCTGACAGAGAAGTGACCACGGCTCTGCCAGCATCCTCTTTCTAGGGTCCAAGGACAGCAAACAGATGTCCCCTTCCTGCTATCTCTGGTCAGTGAGCGGGAAACATCTGGAGCCTTGTATTGAAGGGGTGGTTCAGCATGAGGGCTGGCCACAGTTTCAGAGAGGAGGGGGCAGCAGAAGCCACCATCCCTGGGTGAGACGCAGCCTCTGGAGAAGGAGCTGGATTTTACCGACCCGGCGACCCCACGAGCCCACGTGAGCTCAGTAAGATGCTGCGTGAATGACCTTTCCCATCTACCCTCCGGGTGGACAAGGCTGGCCGCCACCCCACTCTGTCTTGAACACAAGGAGAGACCTCGATGTCCGTGGTCACTCGCCACTGCCTGGGTCTCTGCCCTCGGCAACCTCACTGACTTACTTTTTGATGGCAAACACAGTTAACCCAATGGTGGTGTTCTGGAGCCTGAAATGCTCGTTGAGGATGTCGATGTTGAACGTGCCCTCCCAGACAATGGGAGCCAGCCAAGGGGTCACCACAAGGATGTCCTTCCTACTGCACATGGAGAGAGGTGTGCGGTCACATGGAGCTGGCAGGGTGCCACCCACATGCGCCTCTGGCACACCGCCACCCCCACCTGGAAACTCCACTCAGCTTCCGCCTCCTCTGACCACCCTTCCAGAGGCAGCCGCCCTTCCCCAGGAAACCAACCAGTTGGATTTGCGACTCCAACTGGGCAAATCACTCCCAGCCCTCCCTCAACATTGGACCTGCCGGAACGCAGAGCAAGCTGAGCTTTGCTGGTAAAGAGATAGGAACCAACCCTCCCCAGCACCCAACCCCCGCTGCCCCTCCCCAGGAAGGAGGTACCTATCAGGCCTTTGCAGGGGCTTTGGAGAACAAAGGGACAGGAAACGAGACGCAAGTCAGAGAAAGCAAAGGGAAAGAGGACAGCCATGTGGGCCTCCCAATTCAGATGTCAGGAGCATCTGAGAGGAGAGAATGGGGAAGCAGCCCCAACTGAGATTTACATCAAGGAAACCACCCTCTAATACCTTCAGAACAGCCCCTTGAGCTGCGTTCAGTTTCAGCTTCAGTAACTTTACTCACCAGGGTGTCAGCACCTTTGGCTGGGGGTAGACCATCCTGCAAGCACAAAGCGCCATCACATGAGTTTGCATGGAAAGCGTGGGAGGCAGGTAAGCAGGGGGTGTGCACAGCCGCTGAACCATGACTGGGCGTCGACCCTCCCGCCAAGGCCACACTCCCAGGCTGGAATCACTGTGGTTGCTTGGGGGCTGTGTCAGCTCATAATCCCGGGACCTCGGGAAAGGGCCGAAGCTGAGTCTCTGATTCAGCACTTGTAAACTGGCAAGAGGGACTAAGTGACCTCAGGGGCCATTGCTTTCCACTTGACTTAAGCCTGGGAGGGATGTAAGGGGCTGTGTCTCAATTCACTGTGGGCAGAGAGGAGTCTGGGTCTGTGGCCTCTGTCCCTGGTTGTTCCCAGGGAAAGGCCCTGAGATGTGCAGACCTCCCCACCTGGGCCCGAAGCCTGCTGGGCCTCCTTGTGGGCTGGTGGCTTCCAGAGCCCAGCTTCCTCTCTGAGAAGTGGGAGAGTGACACCTGCTCCACAGTGGCACAAAGCACTGTCAGGTGCTACACGCAGCCTGTGGGGACATGTGGGCCGCAGTACTGTCCCCACCTAAAGTATTGTAGAGGCTCAGGAGACATGAGCCGGGGCCATTTTAACTGTCAGTAATGGCCACAATTTGAATGTCCAAGGTGGCCTTTAAAAGCGGGGAGTCAgcagaaaagagggaggaaattctgacacTTGGTACAACCTGGATGGACCGTGAGGACATCGCACTCAGTGATTTGAGCCCGACATAAAAACACAGGTACCATTGATTCCACTTATAAAAGGTAGTTCGAGTAGTCAGACTCATAACAACAGACCATGGAATGGTGAGCTGGGGGAGGGAAAACGGAGTTGCTATTTTCTGGGGACAGAGCTTCCGTTTGGCAAGATGAagtgttctggagatggatggtggtgatggctgcacagcgATGTGAATggacttaacactactgaacacTCCAAAATGactaagatggcaaattttatgttaagcgtattttatcacaatgaaaaaaaaaatcaaaagcggTGTGGCCAGCTTGGCCTTGATTGCCTAGACTTTCTCAGGTCAGCACTGATAAAGGCCCACATCCTGGGAAACAGCCCTCCAAGGCCCCAGACAGAACAGACCAGCTGGTCATCCTCTTTAAAAGCCAATTTgaaggccaggcgcaggggctcacgcctgtaatcccagcactttgggaggctgaggcgggcagatcatttgaagtcaggagttcaagactagcctggccaacatggtgaaacgctgtctctgctaaaaatacaaaaattagccaggtgtggtggtgggcgcctgtaatcccagctactcaggagactgaggcaggaggatcacttgaacccgggaggcagaggttgcagtgggcagagatggtgccaatgcactccagcctgggcgacagagcgagactccatcacacacacacacacacacacacacacacaaaaggcgGCGATACGCAGCTGGTCAAAACTGAAGCTCCAGCTCCATCGTGCTCTCTGAGTGGCTGCAGGACGAGGGCCAAGTCAGGGTAAAGACTGGGGAGGGAGCAGCCCCCTCCCTCAGAGTCATAGGAGGAAAGAGGACCTGCCCCAGCTCCCACACGCTTCTGTCCACACGCACACATATGCCAGGGCTGCAGGACAATTCTGTGACACGGGAGGCACTGAAGGGAGGCACTGACATTATACCTTGGCAACGAGACATGCTGCAGACGGTCAGGTTCCCTAACAGCCATGCTGCAGAATGAGAACACAGGAGATGAAGTTTATTCTAGGAGCAGGATTTAGGGCACAAGTGCATGGAAGCCACCTGAGGGTCCCAGTGGAAGGGACACAGCGTCAGCCTGGAGTGTGGAGCAGAGGCCACCAGAAACAGTCACAGAACAGCCATCACTGTGGCGATGGGTCTGGCGTGGGCCCATGTGCCAGATCCTGTAACAGCCAATGTTGCAGTCTGAGCCTCACAGCCAGACGttcagggagcctcacagcccacaCATTCACGTCGAAGCCAAGGCCAGGCAGAGTGGAGTTTCAGAACATGTCTGCAAACCGTGAGGCCCCCTCCCATCAAGAGATGCGGTCTGATATTCCGAGtttctaagaaataaaatgcagCAGAAGTGACGCTGGGTGACTTCTGAAGCCAGGCCCAAAAAGGCGATCCGGCTTCTGTCTCATCTTTCTTGGGATGTTGGTCTTGGAGCCTCCCAACCAAGCTGAGCAGAAGCCCAGGCCCCGGGGAGAGGCCCTGGGTAGGTGTCTCAGATGATAGCCAGCATCAACTGCCGGAGACGCAGGGAAGTCTTTGCAGTGACCCCAGCCACTGTCTGCCCATGACTGCTGAGGCCCCAAAGtgaaccacccagctgagcccagtccACCCCAGGAAGCCCAGGGAGATAGTAATCAATGATTGTGATTGTTTTCCATGGATGGAGTGGTGTGTTCTGCAGCCATGGATCACTGACACGAGTGGGAATTAGCAGACACAGCAGCGGGGAGACAAGAGTGGTCCCAACAGAGCCCACAGCACAGGCAAAGACCTGGAGTCAGGACAGCACGGCAGGTGGACAAGCGACAGGCCACGTTGGCTGGAGCACAGAGGGCgagggcagaggagggagagatGAGGCTGGGGAGGTCAGCAAGGCAGGATCAGATCATGGAGAGCCTCCTACCTTATGTTCTGGAAAGATCACTCCAGCTGCTGTGAGAAGAAGGGGGACAGGGCTGATGGGGATGGGGAGACAAGTCTGAGGCTGTCGCAGAGATGAGGGCAGCCCCACCGGACCCCTGGAGCAGGACATCGAAGGCAGGGAGGCCAGTGGGCATGCGAGCTGCTAAAGAGCAGGGCTGGCAGGATTTGGGAACCCAGTGTAGGGGTGAGAGCAAAGGGAGAGTTGAGGATGGCTggtgg
The nucleotide sequence above comes from Pongo pygmaeus isolate AG05252 chromosome 13, NHGRI_mPonPyg2-v2.0_pri, whole genome shotgun sequence. Encoded proteins:
- the ABO gene encoding histo-blood group ABO system transferase isoform X2 codes for the protein MGARARRRRPFLAGVPGDPRPPPAPRCLLPCSASASRGGGAGREGRLGLTPPQGGRAEGGGRDQTRSHGRAAADAGRMVYPQPKVLTPCRKDILVVTPWLAPIVWEGTFNIDILNEHFRLQNTTIGLTVFAIKKYVAFLKLFLETAEKHFMVGHRVHYYVFTDQPAAVPRVTLGTGRQLSVLGVRAYKRWQDVSMRRMEMISDFCERRFLSEVDYLVCVDVDMEFRDHVGVEILTPLFGTLHPGFYGSTREAFTYERRPQSQAYIPKDEGDFYYLGGFFGGSVQEVQRLTRACHQAMMVDQANGIEAVWHDESHLNKYLLRHKPTKVLSPEYLWDQQLLGWPAVLRKLRFTAVPKNHQAVRNP
- the ABO gene encoding histo-blood group ABO system transferase isoform X3 encodes the protein MAELLRTLAGKPKCYALLPMVLFLIMLVLVLFGYGVLSPRSLMPGSLERGFCMAVREPDRLQHVSLPRMVYPQPKVLTPCRKDILVVTPWLAPIVWEGTFNIDILNEHFRLQNTTIGLTVFAIKKYVAFLKLFLETAEKHFMVGHRVHYYVFTDQPAAVPRVTLGTGRQLSVLGVRAYKRWQDVSMRRMEMISDFCERRFLSEVDYLVCVDVDMEFRDHVGVEILTPLFGTLHPGFYGSTREAFTYERRPQSQAYIPKDEGDFYYLGGFFGGSVQEVQRLTRACHQAMMVDQANGIEAVWHDESHLNKYLLRHKPTKVLSPEYLWDQQLLGWPAVLRKLRFTAVPKNHQAVRNP
- the ABO gene encoding histo-blood group ABO system transferase isoform X1, translating into MGARARRRRPFLAGVPGDPRPPPAPRCLLPCSASASRGGGAGREGRLGLTPPQGGRAEGGGRDQTRSHGRAAADAGRMAVREPDRLQHVSLPRMVYPQPKVLTPCRKDILVVTPWLAPIVWEGTFNIDILNEHFRLQNTTIGLTVFAIKKYVAFLKLFLETAEKHFMVGHRVHYYVFTDQPAAVPRVTLGTGRQLSVLGVRAYKRWQDVSMRRMEMISDFCERRFLSEVDYLVCVDVDMEFRDHVGVEILTPLFGTLHPGFYGSTREAFTYERRPQSQAYIPKDEGDFYYLGGFFGGSVQEVQRLTRACHQAMMVDQANGIEAVWHDESHLNKYLLRHKPTKVLSPEYLWDQQLLGWPAVLRKLRFTAVPKNHQAVRNP
- the ABO gene encoding histo-blood group ABO system transferase isoform X5; the protein is MAELLRTLAGKPKCYALLPMVLFLIMLVLVLFGYGVLSPRSLMPGSLERGFWMVYPQPKVLTPCRKDILVVTPWLAPIVWEGTFNIDILNEHFRLQNTTIGLTVFAIKKYVAFLKLFLETAEKHFMVGHRVHYYVFTDQPAAVPRVTLGTGRQLSVLGVRAYKRWQDVSMRRMEMISDFCERRFLSEVDYLVCVDVDMEFRDHVGVEILTPLFGTLHPGFYGSTREAFTYERRPQSQAYIPKDEGDFYYLGGFFGGSVQEVQRLTRACHQAMMVDQANGIEAVWHDESHLNKYLLRHKPTKVLSPEYLWDQQLLGWPAVLRKLRFTAVPKNHQAVRNP
- the ABO gene encoding histo-blood group ABO system transferase isoform X6, encoding MGARARRRRPFLAGVPGDPRPPPAPRCLLPCSASASRGGGAGREGRLGLTPPQGGRAEGGGRDQTRSHGRAAADAGRYVAFLKLFLETAEKHFMVGHRVHYYVFTDQPAAVPRVTLGTGRQLSVLGVRAYKRWQDVSMRRMEMISDFCERRFLSEVDYLVCVDVDMEFRDHVGVEILTPLFGTLHPGFYGSTREAFTYERRPQSQAYIPKDEGDFYYLGGFFGGSVQEVQRLTRACHQAMMVDQANGIEAVWHDESHLNKYLLRHKPTKVLSPEYLWDQQLLGWPAVLRKLRFTAVPKNHQAVRNP
- the ABO gene encoding histo-blood group ABO system transferase isoform X4 — protein: MAELLRTLAGKPKCYALLPMVLFLIMLVLVLFGYGVLSPRSLMPGSLERGFCMAVREPDRLQHVSLPRMVYPQPKVLTPWKDILVVTPWLAPIVWEGTFNIDILNEHFRLQNTTIGLTVFAIKKYVAFLKLFLETAEKHFMVGHRVHYYVFTDQPAAVPRVTLGTGRQLSVLGVRAYKRWQDVSMRRMEMISDFCERRFLSEVDYLVCVDVDMEFRDHVGVEILTPLFGTLHPGFYGSTREAFTYERRPQSQAYIPKDEGDFYYLGGFFGGSVQEVQRLTRACHQAMMVDQANGIEAVWHDESHLNKYLLRHKPTKVLSPEYLWDQQLLGWPAVLRKLRFTAVPKNHQAVRNP